A stretch of the Vitis riparia cultivar Riparia Gloire de Montpellier isolate 1030 chromosome 13, EGFV_Vit.rip_1.0, whole genome shotgun sequence genome encodes the following:
- the LOC117929163 gene encoding cytochrome P450 90A1 — MDWSLVVTIGAALLAIFFFFLRLTRPRGHRLPPGNLGLPLVGETLQLISAYKSANPEPFIDERVTRYGPLFTTHVFGEPTVFSADPETNRYILQNEGKLFECSYPGSISNLLGRHSLLLMKGNLHKKMHSLTMSFGNSSIIKDHLLLDIDRLIRFNMDSWTSRILLMEEAKKITFDLTVKQLMSFDPGEWTESLRKEYVLVIEGFFTVPFPLFSATYRRAIQARTKVAEALNLVVRERRKAKEEGEEEKKNDMLAALLDSGDNFSDEQIVDFILALLVAGYETTSTIMTLAIKFLTETPLALAQLREEHDEIRARISDPNVLEWSDYKSMPFTQCVVNETLRVANIIGGIFRRVTTDIHVKGYTIPKGWKVFASFRAVHLDHEYFKDARTFNPWRWQNNSGPTVPGSGVNVFTPFGGGPRLCPGYELARVVLSVFLHRMVTRYSWAPAEEDKLVFFPTTRTQKRYPINVERRKVSSAAEKGEG; from the exons ATGGACTGGTCTCTGGTCGTTACCATCGGTGCGGCTCTCCTcgccatcttcttcttcttcctgcGCCTCACTCGCCCCAGGGGCCACCGCCTGCCTCCGGGAAACCTGGGGCTCCCCCTGGTGGGCGAGACTCTGCAGCTCATCTCCGCCTACAAGTCGGCCAACCCTGAACCCTTCATCGACGAGAGGGTGACTCGGTACGGGCCCTTGTTCACCACCCATGTGTTCGGCGAGCCCACGGTGTTCTCGGCGGACCCGGAGACAAATCGGTACATATTGCAGAACGAGGGGAAGCTGTTCGAGTGCAGCTACCCTGGCTCCATCTCCAACTTGCTTGGAAGGCATTCCCTGCTGTTAATGAAGGGTAATCTCCACAAAAAAATGCATTCCCTCACCATGAGTTTCGGTAATTCTTCCATCATCAAGGACCACTTGCTGCTCGACATCGACCGCTTGATCCGCTTCAACATGGACTCATGGACCAGCCGGATCTTACTTATGGAAGAGGCCAAGAAG ATAACATTCGATTTGACAGTGAAGCAGCTGATGAGCTTTGATCCAGGGGAGTGGACTGAGTCTCTGAGAAAAGAATATGTGCTTGTGATTGAAGGCTTCTTCACCGTCCCTTTCCCTCTCTTCTCCGCCACCTACCGCAGAGCCATCCAA GCAAGGACGAAGGTAGCAGAGGCACTGAACTTGGTAGTGAGGGAAAGGAGGAAAGCCAAggaagaaggagaagaggagaagaagaaCGACATGCTGGCCGCCCTCCTCGACAGCGGCGACAACTTCTCCGACGAGCAGATCGTGGATTTCATCCTGGCCCTGCTGGTGGCTGGCTACGAGACCACCTCCACCATCATGACCCTCGCCATCAAGTTCCTCACAGAGACCCCTCTCGCCTTGGCTCAGCTCAGG GAGGAGCATGACGAGATTAGGGCAAGGATAAGCGACCCTAATGTTCTGGAATGGAGTGATTATAAATCCATGCCTTTCACTCAATGT GTTGTGAATGAGACTTTGAGAGTGGCAAACATTATAGGTGGGATTTTCAGGCGAGTAACCACTGACATCCATGTCAAAG GTTACACAATTCCTAAGGGATGGAAGGTGTTTGCATCATTTCGAGCTGTACACCTGGACCATGAATACTTCAAGGATGCTCGTACTTTTAATCCGTGGAGATGGCAG AATAATTCTGGACCCACGGTTCCAGGGAGTGGTGTGAATGTGTTCACACCATTTGGAGGAGGGCCGCGCCTGTGCCCTGGCTATGAGCTTGCAAGGGTGGTGCTCTCGGTTTTCCTTCACCGCATGGTCACTCGATACAG CTGGGCTCCTGCAGAGGAGGATAAGTTGGTGTTCTTTCCAACCACTAGGACTCAGAAGCGATACCCCATCAATGTGGAGAGGCGAAAAGTGTCATCCGCCGCAGAAAAAGGTGAGGGATGA